The following is a genomic window from Deltaproteobacteria bacterium.
ATCTGCTTTTGATTGAAAGGGATCAGGCGGTAGAGATCCTCGGCGGGGAAACGCGGCTCTTTGGGTTCGGCCACGCGGAAAAACTTGGGATTGTACGCCGGCATGTCCTTCATGTAGTCCTTGACGCCGTCCAGTACCTCGGTTTCCTTTTCATAGACATAGCGGAAAAATCCGGTCTTGTCGTAGTGGATGGACGTCGAGCCGGGCGGTTTGGCCTTGAACTGCTTGGCGGCATTGATAAGTGCTTCGGCGCCTTCCAGATCGAAGTATCCCTTGGGGGACATGCCGCTCAGGATCCCTCCCCCGCCTACGGCGATGTTGCAATTCTTGTGGGCAAACAGGATGGTGGGGCTGATGCCCTGGTAGCCCCCGCCGGCCGGGTTGGTGCCGTAAATAGCCGCCAGGATGGGAATACCCAGCTGCTCCAGCTCGGCATGGCGGAAAAAAGTCGTCCCGCCGCCCCTCCGGTTGGCGTAGAACTTTTCCTGTTCCGTAAGTTTGACGCCGCTGCAGTTCACCAGCCAGACAAGGGGAATATTCAGCCGTTTGGAAAGATTGGTCACCCGCAGGATATTTTCATACTGTCCCGGCAGCCAGGCACCGGCCATCACCTTGTTGTCGAATCCGATGATCACGGCCCATTTTCCGGCAATTTTTCCCAGCCCATCGAAAACATTGGTGCTGCCTTCCTGGTTGTCCTCAGGGTTGTAAAGCGTGTGCAGAGGGCACCAGGTGCCAGGGTCGACCAGGTAGCGCAGACGCTGCCACACGGTCATTTGTCCGCGGGCATTTATCTTTTCCTCGGGGAAGCCCAACACCTTTACCTTGTCCACTTCCGTCTCGATCTCGGCTTCGACACCTTTAATCTGTTCGACGTTTTCCTCGCTGCTGGCGATCTGTCCCTTGTTGAGCTCTTTTCCGAATTCCGGCATTTTTTCAAAATAAGGTCGCATGGTAGCTCCTGAATGTCATTTTACGTTGCACGTGTTAGGTTTTAGGCCGTCTGAAAGCATAGAGCGAATAACTTGACGTAACACGTAAAACCTAAAACGTAAAACGAGTTTGCATATTTTACTGGCTGATCGGCCACTCGTCCCGTTCTTGCAAAACCTCCCGCAACACCTTCAGGGCGGCATTGGTCGCGGGAACCCCCCCGTACACCAAAGTCTGGAACATGGTTTCGGCGATATACTGAGGCGGGCAACCCACGTTCAGAGCCGCCTGGACGTGCAGTTTCAGTTCATCGAGCCGGGAAAGTACGGTCAATGCGGAAACGGTGATAAGCTGTCTTGTCGCATGGGGCAGTTTTTCACGGGCATACATCCTGCCGGTGATGAACAGGGACATATCCTTTGCCAGTTCCTTGTCGAACGCCCGCCACAGGTCGAAGGGGCGCTCCCCTTCCACGCCCT
Proteins encoded in this region:
- a CDS encoding carboxymuconolactone decarboxylase family protein — encoded protein: MEGERPFDLWRAFDKELAKDMSLFITGRMYAREKLPHATRQLITVSALTVLSRLDELKLHVQAALNVGCPPQYIAETMFQTLVYGGVPATNAALKVLREVLQERDEWPISQ
- a CDS encoding glutaconyl-CoA decarboxylase subunit alpha, with translation MRPYFEKMPEFGKELNKGQIASSEENVEQIKGVEAEIETEVDKVKVLGFPEEKINARGQMTVWQRLRYLVDPGTWCPLHTLYNPEDNQEGSTNVFDGLGKIAGKWAVIIGFDNKVMAGAWLPGQYENILRVTNLSKRLNIPLVWLVNCSGVKLTEQEKFYANRRGGGTTFFRHAELEQLGIPILAAIYGTNPAGGGYQGISPTILFAHKNCNIAVGGGGILSGMSPKGYFDLEGAEALINAAKQFKAKPPGSTSIHYDKTGFFRYVYEKETEVLDGVKDYMKDMPAYNPKFFRVAEPKEPRFPAEDLYRLIPFNQKQMYSFDEVLARLVDNSEHMEYRPGYGPEVYTGLVKIDGFLMGCIGNRQGFLGEEYPEYADYPGIGGKLYRQGLIKMNEFVTLCGRDRVPIIWFQDTSGIDVGDIAEQAELLGLGQSLIYSIQQTDVPQILVLLRKGTAAAHYVMGGPVANRHNAFTLGIATSEIYVMHGETAAAASFSRRLVKEKDAGRDLEPVIDKMNKMAQEYHDYSRPLYCAQKGFVDEIAPMTDVRKYLAAFAGCVYQNPKSICPQHQMLLPRSIKG